A stretch of Pristiophorus japonicus isolate sPriJap1 chromosome 12, sPriJap1.hap1, whole genome shotgun sequence DNA encodes these proteins:
- the LOC139276842 gene encoding zona pellucida sperm-binding protein 3-like: MDLFGTSHLIKAADLTLGTMAGDFLVYTTHLNHTPKSHGSVIVRTNGAVVPIECRYYRSGNVSSNPIKPTWIPFSSTKSGEGLLSFSLRLMADDWLTEHTMTVYYLGDLIHIEASVSMTNHMPLKLYIDRCVATLSPDKDSTPSYSIIDYNGCLLDSKAEDSFSTFVLPKDERELDKLHFDLNAFRFFGDDGSLMFLSCHLKVAALDQRDSMSKACTFQKLQNVWAPLEGSNNDVCACCDLGDCGATRELGFPSRGTRDIEPEAGVESEVVLMVALTVTAVSLISAALMALFLYRKHK, encoded by the exons atggatttatttgggaccagccacctgattaaagctgctgacctgacCCTGGGGACA ATGGCTGGAGATTTCCTGGTCTACACCACACACCTGAACCACACCCCCAAATCTCATGGATCTGTCATTGTGCGAACTAATGGCGCTGTCGTTCCCATTGAGTGCCGCTATTATAG GAGTggcaatgtgagcagtaacccgatcaagcccacctggatcccgttcagctccaccaagtctggagaagggcttctgtcattctctctgcgcctaatggctg atgactggcttacagagcACACCATGACTGTCTACTACCTGGGTgacctcattcacattgaggcctctgtttcaatgaccaaccacatgcccCTGAAGCTCTACATTGACCGCTGTGTCGCAACGTTGAGCCCAGACAAGGACTCCACCCCAAGTTACAGCATCATTGACTACAATGG ttgcctcctggacagcaaagctgaggactccttCTCAACCTTTGTGTTGCCAAAAGACGAGCGTGAGCTGGACAAGCTCCACTTTGATCTGAATGCGTTCCGTTTCTTTGGCGATGACGGTTCCTTG ATGTTCCTCAGctgtcacctgaaggttgctgcaCTGGATCAgagagattccatgagcaaagcttgtacttttcagaagctgcagaatgt ctgggccccattggaaggatcGAACAATGACGTTTGCGCCTGTTGTGATTTGGGCGACTGCGGTGCCACGAGGGAGTTGGGCTTTCCTTCCAGAGGAACGAGGGACATTGAacctgaagctg gtGTGGAGTCTGAGGTGGTCCTGATGGTGGCCCTGACTGTGACtgctgtctctctgatctctgctgCTTTGATGGCCTTGTTCCTATACAGGAAACACAAGTAA